One part of the Rhizobium rhizogenes genome encodes these proteins:
- a CDS encoding RidA family protein — MAHTRIRKFNTKETYPEQNLDNDLCQAVVARGTTIFLRGQCPQDLDTAKNIDSHDPVEQTHKVMQNIRQLVQESGGQMEHVTKLVVYLTDVRHREAVYRTMGEYIKGVYPVCTGLVVVALARPEWLVEIDATAVIPD, encoded by the coding sequence ATGGCACATACGCGCATTCGCAAGTTCAACACCAAAGAAACCTATCCGGAGCAGAACCTCGACAACGATCTCTGCCAGGCCGTCGTCGCCCGCGGCACGACGATTTTCCTGCGCGGCCAATGCCCGCAGGATCTCGATACCGCCAAGAACATCGATAGCCATGATCCGGTCGAGCAGACGCACAAGGTCATGCAGAACATTCGCCAACTCGTTCAGGAAAGCGGTGGCCAGATGGAGCATGTCACCAAACTTGTCGTCTATCTCACCGACGTCCGCCACCGAGAGGCCGTCTACCGGACCATGGGCGAGTACATCAAGGGCGTTTACCCCGTCTGCACGGGGCTTGTCGTGGTGGCACTCGCGAGGCCCGAATGGCTTGTCGAGATCGACGCCACGGCCGTCATCCCTGACTGA